The Syntrophales bacterium genome contains a region encoding:
- a CDS encoding DUF1178 family protein, with the protein MIIYDLKCKKNHKFEGWFNDRTAFEDQKTQKLITCPICGSSEVEMLLSSVTVMGKGLEESKEKSLKDISPIKALQLFHEYLDKNFDDVGDKFAKVALKIHSGEEDTRNIKGTTTKTEEETLKEEGVKFIKIPIPKFDS; encoded by the coding sequence GTGATAATTTATGACCTTAAGTGTAAAAAAAACCACAAGTTCGAGGGGTGGTTTAATGACAGGACGGCTTTTGAAGATCAGAAGACTCAGAAATTGATCACCTGTCCTATATGTGGAAGTTCTGAAGTGGAAATGCTTCTCTCGTCTGTGACTGTAATGGGGAAGGGCCTTGAGGAATCTAAAGAAAAAAGTTTAAAAGACATCTCTCCGATAAAAGCACTTCAGCTATTTCATGAATATCTCGACAAAAACTTTGATGATGTTGGGGACAAGTTTGCCAAGGTAGCCCTGAAAATACATAGCGGCGAAGAGGATACAAGAAACATAAAAGGGACTACGACTAAAACTGAAGAAGAAACTCTGAAAGAAGAGGGAGTTAAGTTTATAAAGATTCCCATACCTAAATTCGACAGTTGA